A window of Mangifera indica cultivar Alphonso chromosome 13, CATAS_Mindica_2.1, whole genome shotgun sequence contains these coding sequences:
- the LOC123194132 gene encoding pentatricopeptide repeat-containing protein At2g13600-like, with protein MLPETICSVVQHCSKIKAFRQGFSLHAAVYKTGIQSDVFISNHLLNMYAKCGKISSARQMFDEMSHRNLISWSAMISGYAQFGNHLLALELFSRMQLVPNDYIFASALSACASLQAVALGRQIHAQTLKLGYASVCFVFNSIMSMYMKCGRFYDALFFLDEVLEPNSVSYNALIAGFVENQEYEKGLELFKLMHEQGLAADCFTFAGVLESCMNLNDLHRGMVLHCQTVKVKLDSSAFVGNLIMTMYSKFNLMEEAEKVFRIIEEKDVILWNTFIAGCSHCMDHEKGLRFFKEMSNENIVTPDEFTFASVLAASAGLASIHHGKQIHGHLIRAKFNQDVGLGNALVNMYAKCGSIDYAYKLFNRMPHHNLVTWNTIITAYGNHGQGEMALELFEQMKAVGVNPDSVTFTGLLMACNHAGLVEKGEFYFNSMEEIYGIAPQIEHFSCLIDVLGRAGKLQEAEKYMKKSPFSQDPIVLGSLLSSCWLHGNVVIGERLAEQLFKFQPVTTSPYVLVANLYASDAMWSDVVEARKKLKYCGLKKEPGHSMIELKGNFEKFTVGNFSHARIEEIKFMLKVLGWAAAEVSFIDILS; from the coding sequence ATGCTCCCTGAAACTATTTGCTCAGTGGTGCAGCACTGCTCCAAAATCAAAGCATTTCGTCAAGGGTTTTCACTTCATGCCGCTGTTTATAAAACAGGCATACAATCTGATGTATTCATATCCAACCATCTTCTCAACATGTACGCTAAGTGTGGCAAAATTTCTTCCGCCCGCCAAATGTTCGACGAAATGTCTCACAGAAACCTCATTTCTTGGTCAGCTATGATTTCTGGGTATGCCCAGTTTGGGAATCATTTATTAGCTCTTGAACTCTTTTCACGAATGCAACTTGTGCCTAATGACTACATTTTTGCCAGTGCCTTAAGTGCTTGCGCTAGCCTTCAGGCTGTGGCGCTTGGTCGGCAAATTCATGCTCAAACGTTGAAGTTGGGGTATGCttctgtttgttttgttttcaattcaattatgtCGATGTACATGAAATGTGGTCGTTTTTATGATGCTTTGTTCTTTCTTGATGAGGTATTGGAACCGAATTCTGTTTCTTACAATGCTTTGATTGCCGGCTTTGTGGAAAACCAAGAGTATGAAAAAGGATTGGAACTGTTTAAACTTATGCACGAGCAAGGACTTGCTGCAGATTGCTTTACTTTTGCTGGAGTGTTGGAGAGTTGCATGAATTTGAATGATTTGCATAGGGGAATGGTGCTGCATTGTCAAACAGTGAAGGTTAAACTTGATTCTTCTGCCTTTGTTGGCAATTTGATAATGACAATGTactcaaaattcaatttgatgGAAGAAGCGGAGAAAGTCTTTAGAATAATTGAAGAGAAAGATGTTATTTTGTGGAACACTTTTATAGCTGGTTGCTCTCATTGTATGGATCATGAAAAGggtttaagattttttaaagaaatgtcAAACGAAAATATTGTGACACCTGATGAGTTTACTTTTGCCAGTGTTCTTGCTGCCTCTGCTGGGCTTGCTTCAATTCACCATGGCAAGCAGATTCATGGTCACCTAATCAGGGCCAAATTCAATCAAGATGTGGGACTTGGTAATGCGCTTGTTAACATGTATGCTAAATGTGGTTCAATTGACTATGCATACAAGTTATTTAACAGGATGCCTCATCACAATCTTGTCACATGGAACACCATCATTACTGCATATGGTAATCATGGACAGGGAGAGATGGCCTTAGAACTTTTTGAGCAGATGAAAGCAGTGGGGGTAAATCCAGATTCAGTTACCTTCACTGGACTTTTAATGGCTTGCAATCATGCAGGGCTTGTAGAGAAGGGTGAATTTTACTTCAATTCTATGGAAGAAATCTATGGGATTGCCCCCCAAATAGAGCATTTCTCTTGTCTTATAGATGTATTGGGACGAGCAGGGAAATTGCAGGAAGCAGAGAAGTACATGAAAAAATCTCCTTTCAGCCAAGATCCAATAGTTTTAGGTAGCTTGCTTTCTTCATGTTGGCTACATGGAAATGTTGTCATTGGGGAACGTTTAGCTGAACAGCTATTCAAATTTCAACCTGTGACTACTTCGCCTTATGTTCTTGTTGCCAACTTGTATGCTTCAGATGCAATGTGGAGTGATGTTGTGGAGGCAAGGAAGAAGTTGAAGTATTGTGGGCTAAAGAAGGAGCCTGGCCATAGTATGATTGAACTGAagggaaattttgaaaaatttacggTAGGGAACTTTTCTCATGCAAGGATTGAAGAAATAAAGTTTATGCTCAAGGTTTTAGGTTGGGCAGCAGCTGAAGTTTCTTTTATCGATATACTTAGTTGA